From a single Funiculus sociatus GB2-C1 genomic region:
- the thiC gene encoding phosphomethylpyrimidine synthase, with amino-acid sequence MRTEWVAKRHGQSNVTQMHYARQGVITEEMQYVAQRENLPIELIRDEVARGRMIIPANINHTNLEPMAIGIASKCKVNANIGASPNSSNLDEEVDKLKLAVKYGADTVMDLSTGGGNLDQIRTAIINASPVPIGTVPVYQALESVHGTIEKLTPDDFLHVIEKHAQQGVDYQTIHAGILIEHLPLVRDRITGIVSRGGGILARWMLHHHKQNPLYTHFQDIIEIFKKYDVSFSLGDSLRPGCQHDASDAAQLAELKTLGQLTRKAWEHNVQVMVEGPGHVPMDQIKFNVKKQMEECSEAPFYVLGPLVTDIAPGYDHITSAIGAAMAGWYGTAMLCYVTPKEHLGLPNAEDVRNGLIAYKIAAHAADIARHRPGARDRDDELSQARYNFDWNRQFELSLDPERAKEYHDETLPADIYKTAEFCSMCGPKFCPMQTKVDADALTELEKFLAKEPVTQS; translated from the coding sequence ATGCGGACAGAATGGGTTGCCAAGCGTCACGGGCAGAGCAATGTCACTCAAATGCACTATGCTCGTCAGGGTGTCATTACTGAAGAAATGCAGTATGTGGCACAGCGGGAAAATCTCCCAATTGAGCTAATTCGGGACGAAGTGGCGCGGGGACGAATGATTATCCCCGCCAACATCAACCACACCAACCTAGAACCGATGGCTATTGGTATCGCCTCTAAGTGTAAGGTGAATGCCAATATCGGAGCCTCCCCCAACTCTTCCAATCTGGATGAAGAAGTCGATAAGCTGAAGCTGGCAGTGAAATATGGTGCCGATACCGTAATGGACTTGTCCACAGGCGGCGGTAACTTGGATCAGATTCGCACGGCAATTATCAACGCCTCACCTGTGCCAATTGGAACTGTTCCTGTGTACCAAGCTTTAGAAAGCGTCCACGGCACAATTGAAAAGCTTACCCCCGATGACTTTCTCCATGTCATCGAGAAACACGCCCAGCAAGGTGTCGATTATCAAACCATCCACGCCGGAATTTTAATTGAGCATTTGCCTTTAGTGCGCGATCGCATCACGGGAATTGTCTCACGCGGCGGCGGCATTCTGGCACGGTGGATGCTGCACCACCACAAGCAAAACCCGCTTTATACCCACTTCCAAGACATCATTGAAATCTTCAAAAAATACGATGTCTCTTTCAGCCTAGGAGATTCCCTCCGTCCCGGTTGTCAGCATGATGCCTCAGATGCCGCGCAGTTGGCTGAACTCAAGACACTGGGACAATTGACTCGCAAAGCTTGGGAACACAACGTGCAGGTGATGGTAGAAGGGCCGGGACACGTCCCGATGGATCAAATCAAGTTTAATGTCAAAAAGCAGATGGAAGAGTGTTCAGAAGCGCCTTTCTACGTGCTGGGGCCATTGGTGACAGACATTGCACCCGGTTATGACCACATTACCTCTGCCATTGGTGCGGCGATGGCTGGCTGGTACGGTACGGCAATGCTGTGCTACGTGACACCCAAAGAACACTTAGGACTGCCGAATGCCGAAGACGTGCGTAACGGCTTGATTGCCTACAAGATTGCGGCTCACGCTGCCGATATTGCACGGCATCGTCCGGGGGCGCGAGACAGAGATGACGAACTCTCCCAGGCTCGTTATAACTTCGACTGGAACCGCCAGTTTGAATTATCCCTCGACCCAGAACGCGCGAAAGAATATCACGACGAAACTTTGCCAGCAGATATTTACAAAACTGCTGAATTCTGCTCGATGTGTGGCCCCAAATTCTGCCCGATGCAGACTAAGGTTGATGCCGATGCTTTGACAGAACTGGAGAAGTTTTTGGCAAAAGAACCCGTGACGCAAAGCTAG
- the pyrE gene encoding orotate phosphoribosyltransferase: MSNEILPQTDLTFLPATADLTTLRQYLLDLFCRLAYKEGDFVLSSGQRSSYYINGKQVTLHPEGALAIGRILLSLLPMDTQAVAGLTLGADPIVTAVSVVSAYERRSLPALIIRKEAKGHGTKAYIEGPDLPAGVKVVVLEDVVTTGQSALKAVERLRDAGYSVDEVISLVDRQQGGAELYQSEGLKFQAVFTIQDLQQQYSQIK; encoded by the coding sequence ATGAGCAACGAAATCCTCCCTCAGACTGATTTAACTTTTTTACCTGCTACTGCCGATTTAACGACGCTGCGCCAGTATCTGCTGGATTTATTTTGCCGTCTAGCTTATAAAGAGGGGGATTTTGTTCTATCTTCCGGACAGCGCAGTTCTTACTACATTAACGGCAAGCAGGTGACACTGCACCCAGAAGGAGCATTGGCAATTGGTCGTATCTTATTATCGCTGCTGCCAATGGATACTCAGGCAGTTGCGGGCTTGACATTGGGAGCCGATCCGATTGTGACAGCAGTAAGCGTAGTTTCCGCCTATGAGAGGCGAAGTTTGCCTGCTCTGATTATCCGCAAAGAGGCCAAGGGACACGGTACAAAAGCATACATTGAAGGGCCGGATCTTCCCGCAGGTGTGAAAGTCGTAGTTTTAGAAGATGTGGTTACGACTGGACAATCTGCCCTAAAAGCAGTTGAGCGTCTGCGAGATGCGGGTTACAGTGTAGACGAAGTAATTTCTCTAGTAGATAGACAACAAGGCGGTGCCGAGTTATACCAGTCTGAAGGACTGAAATTTCAGGCTGTGTTTACAATTCAGGATCTTCAACAGCAATATTCTCAAATCAAATAA
- a CDS encoding hemolysin family protein — translation MVTPVLVILQVNVFPQLTGQDILLRLLSVLLLIAINGFFVTAEFSMVSVRRSRINQLVEAGDVQARTVQNLQRTIEKLLSTTQLGITLSSLALGWIGESTMAVLVSGAIAHLPLSQEVNRAIAHSCSLPVAFFLIAYLQIVLGELSPKSVALLYSEQLARFLGLPIRAIARFFNPFIWILNQSTRLLLRLVGIQYTGQGWYTRVTPEELQMIITTERESTGLEAEARELLKNVFEFGEVLAEEVMVPRTSIEAIPYDATFQTLLDEIATSGHSRYPVTGESLDDIRGIIYFKELAEPLAKGQLKLDTSIQPWIRPARFVQEGQPLSELLPVMQRSHLAMVIVVDEFGGTAGLVTIEDLIAQIIGSEPNSENTEELTVQILDEQTFLVQAQMNLEEVNELLDLNFPLIDEYQTLGGFLLYQYQKIPLQGETLHYDNLELTVVSAEGPRLHQIRIHRQEPEKPEEDGNHASKQLQEKEIRGVEEQEIF, via the coding sequence ATGGTTACTCCCGTTTTGGTGATTTTGCAGGTAAATGTTTTTCCTCAACTCACCGGGCAAGACATTCTGCTGAGATTGTTATCGGTGCTACTGCTGATTGCAATCAATGGTTTTTTTGTCACAGCTGAGTTTTCGATGGTTTCGGTGCGGCGATCGCGTATTAACCAGTTAGTCGAAGCTGGGGATGTCCAAGCGCGAACCGTCCAAAATCTGCAACGCACTATAGAAAAGCTGTTATCTACTACTCAGCTGGGTATCACACTCTCTAGTTTGGCATTGGGCTGGATTGGCGAGAGTACGATGGCAGTTTTAGTGTCGGGGGCGATCGCCCATTTGCCGCTGTCACAGGAAGTAAACCGGGCGATCGCGCATTCTTGTTCTTTGCCAGTCGCCTTCTTTCTCATCGCCTATCTGCAAATTGTTTTAGGCGAGTTGTCTCCGAAATCCGTAGCACTGCTTTACTCGGAACAGCTGGCGAGATTTTTGGGACTGCCAATAAGAGCGATCGCGCGTTTCTTCAACCCATTCATCTGGATTCTCAACCAATCAACTCGCTTGCTCTTGCGGCTGGTCGGCATTCAGTACACTGGTCAAGGCTGGTATACTCGCGTCACGCCAGAAGAATTGCAAATGATTATCACCACCGAGCGCGAGTCTACTGGTTTAGAAGCCGAGGCGCGAGAACTCCTCAAAAACGTGTTTGAATTTGGGGAAGTCTTGGCAGAAGAAGTGATGGTTCCTCGTACCAGCATTGAAGCCATTCCCTATGATGCCACCTTCCAAACACTGCTGGATGAAATTGCCACCTCCGGTCACTCCCGCTATCCCGTAACTGGCGAATCCCTCGACGATATTCGGGGCATTATTTACTTCAAAGAGTTAGCAGAACCCTTAGCAAAAGGTCAACTGAAGCTGGATACATCGATTCAGCCTTGGATTCGTCCCGCCCGATTTGTGCAAGAAGGTCAGCCTTTGAGCGAACTATTACCAGTGATGCAGCGAAGTCACCTAGCAATGGTCATCGTTGTAGATGAATTTGGTGGTACCGCTGGATTAGTGACAATTGAAGATTTGATTGCTCAAATCATCGGCTCCGAGCCAAACTCTGAAAATACAGAAGAGTTAACTGTGCAAATTCTTGATGAGCAAACTTTTCTGGTGCAAGCACAGATGAACTTAGAAGAAGTCAACGAACTTCTGGATCTGAACTTTCCCTTAATTGATGAATATCAAACTTTAGGCGGCTTCCTGCTCTACCAATATCAAAAAATTCCTCTCCAAGGCGAAACTCTGCATTATGACAACCTTGAGCTAACAGTAGTTTCTGCCGAGGGACCACGCCTGCACCAAATTCGCATTCATCGGCAGGAGCCAGAGAAACCAGAGGAAGATGGGAATCATGCTAGTAAACAGCTACAGGAGAAAGAAATTAGGGGAGTAGAGGAGCAAGAAATCTTCTAG
- the queC gene encoding 7-cyano-7-deazaguanine synthase QueC, which translates to MKAVVLLSGGLDSSTVLYQAKAEGCELYSLAFDYQQRHQRELESSRAIARLAGVVEHQVVTFDLRLWGGSALTDSAIEVPEGRSLDEMNQSIPVTYVPARNTIFLSFALAYAETIQAQRVYIGVNALDYSGYPDCRPDYIQAMQEVFRLGTKQGREGEPVTIITPLINLKKTEIIQLGNQLGVPWEQTWSCYVGGEVACGVCDSCRLRLAAFAELGLEDPLPYGVRSSQTQ; encoded by the coding sequence GTGAAAGCGGTTGTTTTGTTGTCTGGGGGGTTGGACTCCTCGACGGTTTTGTACCAGGCAAAGGCTGAGGGCTGCGAGTTGTACTCTCTGGCGTTTGATTACCAGCAGCGACATCAGCGCGAGTTAGAGTCAAGCCGAGCGATCGCTCGTTTAGCTGGTGTGGTAGAACATCAGGTAGTGACCTTTGATTTGCGTCTATGGGGCGGCTCTGCGCTCACAGACAGCGCCATTGAGGTGCCAGAAGGGCGATCGCTTGATGAAATGAATCAAAGTATCCCCGTCACCTATGTACCTGCTCGGAACACTATCTTTTTGAGCTTTGCTCTGGCTTATGCAGAAACCATTCAAGCCCAGCGAGTTTATATTGGTGTAAACGCTTTAGATTATTCCGGTTATCCAGATTGCCGTCCCGACTATATCCAGGCGATGCAAGAAGTATTTCGGCTGGGAACAAAACAGGGACGAGAGGGAGAGCCAGTTACTATCATCACGCCCCTGATAAACCTCAAGAAAACGGAAATCATCCAGCTTGGAAATCAGCTGGGCGTACCTTGGGAGCAAACTTGGTCTTGCTATGTTGGTGGCGAGGTTGCTTGTGGTGTTTGCGATTCTTGCCGATTGCGTCTGGCTGCTTTTGCCGAATTGGGGCTAGAAGATCCGCTTCCCTATGGGGTGAGGAGTTCCCAGACGCAATAA
- a CDS encoding Gfo/Idh/MocA family oxidoreductase: MQDSISGRYPEAHLQRNQPQPIRIGVIGVGNMGQHHTRVLSLLKDVELIGVADINVERGLDTASKYRVRFFEDYHDLIPYVDAVCIAVPTRLHHDVGMTCLQAGIHVLIEKPIAANIAEAESLVNAAADSHCILQVGHIERFNPAFQELSKVLKTEELLALEAHRMSPYSQRANDVSVVLDLMIHDIDLLLELAAAPVVKLTASGSRASDSGYLDYVTATLGFANGIVATLTASKVTHRKIRRIAAHCKNSLTEADFLNNEILIHRQTTANYMTEYGQVLYRQDGLIEKVYTSNIEPLHAELEHFVSCVRGGKQPSVGGEQALKALRLASLIDQLALDGQVWQEPDWESRCLSSPSVAISY; encoded by the coding sequence GTGCAAGATAGCATATCAGGAAGATACCCAGAGGCTCATTTACAGCGCAACCAGCCGCAACCAATCCGCATTGGCGTAATTGGAGTTGGCAATATGGGGCAGCATCACACCCGCGTTCTAAGTCTCCTTAAAGACGTTGAACTGATTGGTGTGGCAGATATTAATGTTGAGCGGGGTTTGGACACTGCAAGTAAATATCGCGTCCGCTTTTTTGAAGATTATCACGACTTAATCCCATATGTAGATGCCGTTTGCATTGCTGTTCCCACAAGGCTGCATCACGATGTGGGAATGACCTGTCTGCAAGCAGGGATTCATGTCTTGATTGAAAAGCCAATTGCTGCCAATATTGCCGAGGCTGAATCTCTGGTAAATGCGGCAGCCGATTCTCACTGTATTCTACAAGTGGGACACATTGAGCGTTTTAACCCGGCTTTTCAAGAACTCAGCAAAGTGCTGAAAACAGAAGAATTGCTGGCTCTAGAGGCTCATCGCATGAGTCCCTATTCTCAAAGGGCTAACGATGTCTCTGTGGTTTTGGATTTGATGATCCATGACATCGATCTTTTACTGGAACTGGCAGCTGCGCCAGTGGTTAAGTTGACAGCTAGTGGTAGTCGTGCTTCTGATTCTGGTTATTTAGATTATGTAACTGCGACCCTTGGCTTTGCTAATGGTATTGTGGCTACGTTAACAGCCAGTAAGGTGACACACCGCAAAATTCGCCGGATTGCTGCCCATTGCAAAAATTCCCTCACTGAGGCAGATTTTCTCAATAATGAAATTCTGATTCATCGGCAAACAACCGCTAATTATATGACGGAATATGGGCAGGTGCTTTATCGGCAGGATGGGTTAATTGAGAAGGTTTATACCAGTAATATTGAGCCACTGCACGCGGAGTTAGAGCATTTTGTTAGTTGTGTGCGGGGTGGTAAACAACCTTCCGTAGGTGGCGAACAGGCGCTTAAGGCTCTGCGTTTGGCAAGTTTAATTGATCAGTTGGCTCTCGATGGTCAGGTTTGGCAGGAACCGGACTGGGAGAGTCGTTGTTTGAGTTCTCCAAGTGTGGCGATTTCCTATTGA
- a CDS encoding GDSL-type esterase/lipase family protein, with protein sequence MKIALIILAVVVGLVVAVEVGLRLLFGFGNPLVYVADEQIGYLLAPNQRTRRFGNRIEINQYSMRSPEITETRPESSMRVLLLGDSIANGGWWTDQTNTLSAMLTKLLESSIDSNTFKQVEVLNASANSWCPRNELAYIKRFGTFDAQIIVLLINTDDLFGTAPTSVPVGRDRFYPSQKPPLGIVEAFSRYLLPYKPPSEMAQVNAESGDRVGFNLEAIREIKTIADQKGASLMLAMTPLKREIGEPGPRDYELEARKRLIDLTKAQNIAYLDFLPIFNSKQQPETLYRDHIHLSIEGNQLVNQEIGRALPIKN encoded by the coding sequence GTGAAAATTGCGCTGATTATTTTAGCAGTTGTTGTGGGGTTGGTAGTGGCAGTAGAAGTGGGATTGCGGCTGCTGTTTGGTTTTGGTAATCCCTTAGTTTACGTTGCCGATGAGCAGATTGGTTATTTATTAGCACCGAATCAGCGGACTCGCAGGTTTGGCAACCGGATAGAAATTAATCAATATTCGATGCGAAGCCCAGAAATAACCGAAACTCGCCCAGAGTCTAGCATGCGGGTGCTGTTGTTGGGAGATTCCATCGCTAATGGTGGCTGGTGGACGGATCAAACCAATACGCTTTCCGCAATGCTGACTAAGCTGTTGGAATCATCTATCGATAGTAATACTTTTAAACAGGTGGAAGTTCTCAACGCTTCAGCGAATTCCTGGTGTCCGCGCAATGAATTAGCTTACATCAAGCGATTTGGTACGTTTGACGCTCAGATAATTGTATTACTGATTAATACCGACGATTTATTCGGTACGGCTCCAACTTCAGTACCAGTAGGGCGCGATCGCTTCTACCCCAGCCAGAAACCGCCGCTTGGGATAGTAGAAGCCTTCAGCCGCTACTTATTGCCATACAAGCCGCCCTCAGAGATGGCACAGGTGAACGCAGAATCAGGTGATCGCGTCGGATTTAATCTAGAAGCAATCCGAGAAATTAAGACAATAGCAGATCAAAAAGGTGCCAGCTTAATGCTTGCGATGACACCTCTAAAGCGAGAAATCGGCGAACCTGGCCCCCGCGATTATGAATTGGAAGCAAGAAAGCGCCTGATTGACTTGACAAAGGCGCAAAATATTGCCTACCTAGATTTTCTACCAATTTTCAACTCAAAACAGCAGCCAGAAACCCTCTACCGAGATCATATACACCTCAGCATCGAAGGAAATCAGCTGGTGAATCAAGAAATTGGGCGAGCGTTGCCAATTAAAAATTAA